GTCGGACTTGCCGACCGAGGCGTAGAGCAGGCCGAGGTGAGCGTGATATCCGGGGGGCGCGGCGTGATTGGACGCCTTGATCTTCTCCAGATCGCGCTCCAGCGCAATGATCTGTGCTTCCTTCGATTCGCCCTTGAAGTATTCGTAGACTTGCGGCTGATAGCCTTCCCAGTCATACAGCGGCTTGGGCGGTGTGGCGCAGCCGGAGAGCGCGAGGATGACGCTGCCTGCGATGGCTGCGACGGCGATCCGGCCGGACGAGAACGTGCGATTCATGACGATATATGTCCTGACGTGCAAAGCCGAGCGCGTGACGAATCACGCGCTACGGCATGCTGCAAAAAAGGGTGTCGGTGCGCTTACTTGCCCGGCTTCCAGGCACCGCTCTCGATGCCTGCGACGAGCTTGTCGACGGCTTCGCGCATGGCGAGGTCAAGCACCTTGCCATTGAGCGTGGAGTCGTAGCCCGCAGTGCCACCGAAGCCGATGACTTCGCGATTCGAGAGTGCGAATTCGCCCGCGCCGCCGCTCGAGTAGACAACCTCCGACGTGGCGATATCGACCACGTTCAGGTTGACCTTTGCGTAAGCGATCTGCTCGCGGCCACGGCCCAGAATGCCGAACAGTTGCTTGTCACCCACTTCCTTGCGGCCGAACTCGACCACATCGCCGGTGATTACGTAGTCGGCGCCCTTGAGCGTCTGTTGCGTCTTCTTGATGTCGGCTTCCTGACGGATCTCGGCCATGTTGTCGCGGTCGAGCACGTTGAAGCGCTGGGTCTGTTGCAGATGGGTAATCAGAATCGTCTTGGCCTGGCTGCCGAGGCGATCGACGTTATCGGAAAAAACGCCGCGCATGTACGCGGAACGGTTATCGAACTTGCCGACAGCGATCGGCGTGCGCACGCCAACGTACGGACGGCTGGCACTCTCGACCTTGGCGACTTCCACGGTACGCGAGCTTTCGGTGGCGCAACCGCCGAGCACGGCCATAGCGAGCATGGCAGCGCTGAGCAGCGCAATGCTGGATTTCCTTTTCTGCACGGTGATACCCCTGAGTGTGTTGTCACCCGCCGGACGATGCATCGTGGCATCGTTCCGATGCGGACATCTGAAGCCCTTACCTCATTAAAGTTGTTTGCCGCTTGTAGTAAGCGTTGGTAAGGGGTGCTGATGGTAGCACGCGTTTTCGGTGCGTTGTGACACCCACTTGCATCCTGCGTACCCCGAGTCCGCCGTTTACACGGGAGACTGCAATTCAGGAAGTTCGCATGGCCGGGGAGGGCTGGAATTCGCGTGATCCGACGCGAGTTTTGAGTGACCTCGGTTTGTGAGTTTTCCTATCGTCCGGAGACATTTCTGTCGACATTGTCGGTTCTCAGCCCAGCCCGAAAATCAGCAACAGATTGGTCGCCGTGATGACGGCAAAAAGGCACCACGCTAACACCTGCGTCGGACGCCCGATCGTATTGCCGTTCATCACGCGCGCATCGCTGACCGAGCGAATGAGCGGCCACATGGCAAACGGTAGTTGCAGGCTGAGCAGCACCTGACTCCACACGAGCAGTTTGCCCACAGCACCGTCGCCGAGCCACAACACCCCGATCAGTGCGGGCACGAGCGCGAGTCCGCGCGTAATCAGTCGGCGCTGATAGCACGGAATCTTCATGTGCAGGAAGCCGTCCATGATGACTTGCCCGGCGATGGTGCCCGTCAGTGTTGAACTTTGCCCCGAAGCGAGCAGGGCGATGCCGAACATGAAGGCGGCAGCCCCCCCGCAATCGGCGTAATCAACTGATACGCCTGCTCGATATCGGTGACGTTGGTCTGACCGCTGGCATGAAAAACTGAGCCAGCAAGAATCAGAATGGCCGCATTCACGCACATGGCGATCAGCAATGAGACCCAGGTATCGATGCGCACTAACGCGAGTGTGTCGTGCACATCGCCGCGCTTGCCGCCGACGACCCGCCGGGTCTGTACGACGGAAGAGTGCAGGTACAGGTTGTGCGGCATGATCGTCGCGCCGACGATGCCCAGCGCCAGTACGATCGCGTCGCGCCGGTCGTGACTGGGTGCGCCCGGGACAAGACCCGCAGCCACCGCGTGCCAGTCGGGCGGCACCATCGCGACCTGCGCGATGAAACAGAACGCCATCGTGCCGATCAATCCGAACACGATAGCTTCGATCTGACGGAAGCCCTTGCCCTGTAGTCCCAGCACGATCATCGTGTCGAGCGCGGTGAGCACGATCCCCCACGCGATGGGTACGCCTAGCAAGAGCTTGAAGGCCAGTGCGCAGCCGAGCACTTCGGCGATATCGCACGCAATGATGGAAATCTCGGCCGTGATCCATTGGACGAAACGGCCTGTGCGACCGTAGCGTTCGTAGCTGGCCTGCGCAAGATCGCGTCCGGCGACCAGTCCCAGACGTGCGGCCAGCATTTGCAGGAAGATGGCGGCGAGACTCGAGAGCGCCACTACCCAAAGCAGCGAGTAACCGAATTGCGATCCTGCCT
This window of the Pandoraea sputorum genome carries:
- a CDS encoding DUF4810 domain-containing protein gives rise to the protein MNRTFSSGRIAVAAIAGSVILALSGCATPPKPLYDWEGYQPQVYEYFKGESKEAQIIALERDLEKIKASNHAAPPGYHAHLGLLYASVGKSDKMVEEFQTEKQLFPESASYIDFLLKNKTPEAKQ
- a CDS encoding CsgG/HfaB family protein; translated protein: MLAMAVLGGCATESSRTVEVAKVESASRPYVGVRTPIAVGKFDNRSAYMRGVFSDNVDRLGSQAKTILITHLQQTQRFNVLDRDNMAEIRQEADIKKTQQTLKGADYVITGDVVEFGRKEVGDKQLFGILGRGREQIAYAKVNLNVVDIATSEVVYSSGGAGEFALSNREVIGFGGTAGYDSTLNGKVLDLAMREAVDKLVAGIESGAWKPGK